CGCAGCGGGCTCAAGGTCCGATGGCGAGCTCAGCGTGCCTCGGACAGCTGTGGCCGCAGCCACGACGGGCGAGACCAAGTGCGTGCGGCCACCCTTGCCCTGACGCCCCTCAAAGTTGCGGTTGGACGTGGAGGCGCAACGCTCCCCCGGCTCCAACTGGTCCGGGTTCATGCCCAAGCACATGGAGCAGCCGGCAAAACGCCATTCTGCGCCAAACTCCTTGAAGACCTTGTCCAAGCCTTCAGCCTCTGCTTCCAAGCGGACTCGGGCTGAGCCTGGAACCACCAGCATCCGCACGTTGGGATCCTTGGCACGGCCGCGGATGATGTCGGCGGCAACGCGCAGGTCCTCGATGCGTGAATTGGTGCAGGATCCCAGGAACACGGTATCCACGCGGATGTCCTTCATGGGGGTGCCGGCTTCCAAGCCCATGTACTGCAGGGCGCGCTCGGCAGCTGCCTTGGCATTCTCGTCACCGAAGTCCTCAGGAGACGGCACCTTTGCGGACAGGGACACGCCCTGACCAGGGTTGGTACCCCAGGTCACGAACGGCTCCAACGTGTCGGCGTCCAGGTCAACTTCGACGTCGAAGGTTGCATCGGCGTCCGTGGTGAGCGTGTTCCAGTACTCGACGGCGGCATCCCAGTCGGCGCCTTCCGGTGCGTGTGGGCGGCCCTGCATGTAGTCGTAAGTAGTCTGGTCCGGAGCCACCATACCGGCGCGTGCGCCGGCTTCGATGGACATGTTGCAGATGGTCATGCGGGCGTCCATGGACAGCGCACGAATTGCGGAGCCACGGTATTCCAGGACGTATCCCTGACCGCCACCGGTGCCGATCTTGGCGATGACGGCCAAGATGATGTCCTTCGCGGTGACGCCGGGACGCAGGGTGCCTTCAACATTGATGGCCATGGTCTTGAACGGCTTCAAGGACAGCGTCTGGGTAGCCATGACATGTTCTACCTCGGACGTGCCGATGCCCATGGCCAGGGCACCGAAGGCGCCGTGGGTTGAGGTGTGCGAGTCGCCGCAGACCACAGTCATGCCCGGCTGGGTCAGGCCCAGCTGCGGCCCTACCACGTGCACGATCCCCTGCTCCTTGTCGCCGAGGGAGTGCAGGCGGACACCGAACTCCTTGCAGTTGGCGCGCAGGGTTTCGATCTGGGTGCGGCTGGTCAGGTCCGCGATTGGCTTGTCGATGTCCAGCGTGGGAGTGTTGTGGTCCTCCGTGGCAATGGTGAGGTCGACGCGACGCAGCGGCCGACCAGCCAGGCGCAGGCCCTCAAAGGCCTGCGGGGACGTCACTTCGTGGATGAGGTGCAGGTCGATGAAAAGAAGGTCTGGCTGGGCATTGGCTCCTTCGCCTTCACCCTTGCGCACCACGTGCGCGTCCCAGACTTTCTCGGCCAGTGTCTTTCCCACGGCCTTGCTCCCTTCACTGCGGTTGGATGATCACATCCATTGAACTGTTCGTGATCCACTGATCTCTTCATCTACTGAAGCAGCTTCAACTACTGAAGCAGCCCTGCGGCAAAATAGGCCAGCGAAACAACTTGCATCTCAGATATTGAGACGGCAATATCATTACATGGACAATTCTAGTGGAGTCGGTGTCATTGATAAAGCGGCCCAGGTACTCGATGCCCTTGAGGCCGGGCCCACGACTCTCGCCCAACTTGTGGCGGCCACGGGCCTTGCCCGGCCCACGGTTCACCGGCTCGCGCTGGCCCTGGTTCACCACCGTCTGGTGAGCCGCGATATCCAAGGACGTTTCGTCCTGGGCAGCCGGCTGGTGGAACTCGCATCCGCTGCCGGTGAAGACCGGCTCATCGCCTCAGCCGGTCCCGTGCTCATTCAACTCCGCGACGCCACGGGCGAAAGCGCGCAGATCTTCCGCCGCCAAGGCGACTGGCGTGTCTGCGTGGCCTCAGCGGAACGCCCCATCGGTTTGCGGGACACCATTCCGGTAGGCACCCAACTCTCCATGAAGGCCGGCTCTGCCGCCCAGGTCTTACTGGCGTGGGAGGACCACGACCGCCTTCTCGAAGGGCTTCAAAACGCCCGCTTTACGCCCACCGTACTGGCAGGGGTACGACGCCGGGGCTGGGGTCAGAGCCTCGGCGAACGCGAGCCCGGGGTCGCCTCGGTTTCAGCCCCCGTTCGCGGACCGTCGGGCAGGGTCATCGCGGCGGTGTCTATTTCGGGTCCGATTGAACGCCTCACCCGCCAGCCGGGCCGCCTTCACGCCGAAGTGGTTTGCAACGCCGCCCGGGTTTTGACCGAAGCCCTGCGCAAGAACAACGACTGACATGAACAGCTACGCCGTGTTCCTCCGCGGCATCAATGTGGGCGGCATCAACATCAAGATGGCCGATCTCTCGTCAGCCCTGAAGGACTACCCGTTCACCAAGGTCAAAACCCTCCTGGCCAGCGGAAACGTGGTCCTTCAGAGTGAACTCAGCGCCAAGGACGTCAAAGCGCAGTTCGAGAAGTGCTTGCGGGAAACCTTTGACTACGACGCCTGGGTGGTAGTCCTTACCGCCGCACGGGTAAGCGAACTTGTGGACGCGTGCCCGTACCCGGCCGACGACAAATCCACGCACAGCTACATCACCCTCGCCTCCGACACAGCAATGCTCGACGAACTCTTTGAGGCAGGCGAAAACCTGGGCGGCGTAGAACAAGTGCGGCTGGGCCCGGAGGCCTCCGCTTGGCTGGCCCCCGCCGGCGGTACACTGGACAGCCCTTTCAGCAAGCTCTCCGCCAAGGCACGCTACAAGGCCGGTACCACTACCAGGAACTTGCGCACCCTTATCAAAGTCAGGGATGCGGCCGAGGCCCTCTAGCCGGAACGCGCGGCCTTCAGCGCCGCGTTGAAAGCCTTCAACCGCGTAATTTCCACTTCAACCGGCTCCACGATCCGCTGCTCGGCAACCGCTGCCACAGCGGCCTTCAAACGCTTTGCAGCCCCCGAAGCCCTGACGCGGGCAGCCCAGCCCCCAAGCATCCGCCCGGAAATCGCCAGGACAATACCCAACACCACTCCGCCCACGACCATCAAGGTAGGCCACGGCCATCCCTCCGTGCGGGGTACTTCGGGTACAGGCATCTGGAAGTAGCCGAGGACGGCCAACACGCCGAGCCATCCAAGGCCGCCAACGGCCAGCAGAAGCGCCAGCCATTGAAGTGTATTAAAGAGCACCCACCACAGCGGACGCTTCGTGGCCTTCAGATCAGTTCCGGCAATAGCCTGATCCAACGCATCAGGCAGCTGTTCCCGGCCGTCCCTGGCCACACCACGGATGGCCGCACGCCACGGACCAGGAGCGCCGGTGGATGCGTCGTCCGCGAAGTCCCTGACGGCGGCATCCGTCCGTGCTCGCTCCGGCGCGCCCGCTGGAGGCAACGATGTCCGGCTCAACTCAGGCCGGGTGTCATCCCTGCCCAGATTTAACCTCCGCAATGGATCAGGTCGGAAACGCAACAGCCATCGGGTGACGGGCCACCCCGTCCTCTTGGCCGACTCCCTCTTGAAAGATCGCTGAACAGCATCCACCACCACCGGTACATTTGCCGCCGTCGAAAGTTCTGACGCCAAGCGGGCCTTCGCGTTTCCCTTGATGCCCCGGGCTTCACCCTCGCCGGACGCCCGAGCGAGTTCCGTGGCGGCCCTCGTGACGTCCGCCGCCAGGCGCTGTGTTGTGGCCTCCCGTTGGACCACGACGTTCCGGATGGCACCGCGGAGGGTTTGGACGCCGTCGCCAGTCAGCGCTGAGGCGCTGAGGACCCGAACCTGGCCCAGTCCGTCCCGTGCCAGGATCCCTTCCAATGACTGCATGACTGCCGAAGCGTCCGCAGAACTGAGCTTGTCCACCTGGTTCAGGACAACCAGCGTGACGGCACCGTGGGAGGCCATGGGTCGAAGGAAATCATTATGCACAGCGGCGTCGGCGTACTTTTGCGGGTCCAGAACCCACACCAAGACATCCACCATGCCCACCATGCGCTGAACAATCTCCCGGTTTTCAACCCGAGTGGAATCGAAGTCCGGGAGGTCCAGCAGCACCAGGCCGGTGTGCTCATCTGCGAGGCCAGGGACCGGCGGCAGCGTATGCCGCTCTTTGACATCCAACCAGTCCAGCAACGGTCCGCTGCCATCTTCTCCCCAGATGCCCGCCAAAGGCGCCGAGGTTGTGGGGCGTCGCGCAGCTGCAGTCGCCAGTTCGCTGCCGGATACTGCATTGAACAAGGACGACTTGCCGCTGCCAGTAGCTCCGAAAAAGCCCACCACGGTGTGTTCTGCAGACAATGACCGCCGGGACGCTGCACGTTCCAGGACGTCATAGACAGATTGCAGCTCCTGCTCCGGAAGCACGCCTTCGGCGAGTTCCCGGGCCGTGTTGAGCGATTCAAGCCGGCGCTGCAACTGGGAAGACTCGCGGACCTGACTGTGGCGGCTCATGCGGCCCCTGCCAGGCGGCGCAAGGCTTTGGCATGCCGGGTGAGGTTGTTTCCGGAGCCGGGATTGGCCTCCTCAAGCCGGCTAAGGAACCGTTGCCTCTCATCGTCCAGGAGCCGTTGGCACTGAGTGTGCAAGTCATCCCTGGCCTGCTGGGCCAAGCGACGTACGGCGTCCTCACCGAACACCGCTTCCAGCAGTTTCTGGCCAACAACGGCCGTTCCGCCTGCGATGCCGATCTCCAAACCGCTCAGACCGGCAGTCATGGAGAACACCACCACCATGAGCGCAGCGCCGAGTCCGTTGACGCCGAAGGACAACCACCGGGCCTGGGTTCGTTTTCCCTGGCCCTGGGTCCGGATCATCTCCATCAGCCCTTCCTGCCAGGATCGGATGGCTGCTGCGGCCTTTGCGTCGAAGCCCTCGCTGGTGCCCGAAAGATCGTCGGAACCAAGGAGCTCCCGGCCAGCAGCATCCGCACGCCATCGCCTGTCCACGTTTTCGGCAGCGTTCGCGGCTTCGTCCAAGATCACCGCCTGCAACCCGGTCTCAATCGCGGTTTCAACCTTCACCGCAGGGGCGGGTTCGCCACGGAAGAACGCCCCTACGCGGTCCCGCATCCGTCCGATGTTCTGTTCGAGTGCCCGGAAGAACTCCCCCGTGCCTACAAAGTCCTGCCACCGCGCCAACACTTCGCCGCGGAGCAACGCTCCGTCCTTAGTGGCCTCCAAAATGCGCGAAAGGGCTTGCCCATACTCAGCAACGCATGCTGCCTGGAGGTCGTGGGCTGCGGCATCCTGGGCAGCAGCAGCACCGGCGATTCCCTCCAACCGGACGCTGACAGCTTTGACAGCGCCATTGAGTGTGCGCCTGGCAACGTCTGCACGCCCGGCTGCATTGGCCGCCAAGGCACCCAGCCACTGGCGCAGGGGAATGACGGATTCCTCCGGCAGCATCCCCAGCCCATCCAAAGCACTCTCCGGAATGACGAAGAGTTTCGCGTCAGCCAGCCCCTGCCGATCAAGCATTGCTTGGAGGTCAGTCCTGACTTCGTCTTCCGCAGCAGCGGGCACGCGGTCCAGGACCACGGCTACGGTGATATCCCGCGAAGCTGCGTCCAGGAGCAGTCGCCAGGGAACGGCGTCGGCATAGCGGTTTGCCGTAGTGACAAACACCCAGAGGTCAGCGGCAGCAAGCAGCTGTCCGGCAAGCCTGCGGTTGTCGTCGGAGATGGAGTCGACGTCGGGCGCATCCAGGAGGGCTATGCCCTGCGGAACGCGATCATGCCCCACCAGCACCAACGATGTGATGGCTTGTGCATCGGGAACGGCACCTGCCTGATGCGCGGGCATGGGATTCGCGGACACGGTTCCCCGGATACGGTCCAGGTTCGGAAGTATCCGGTGGCCTTCAAACCACCCTGCGTCCAGAGGATGATGCAGAAGGATGGGCTGGCGAGTGGTGGGCCTGATAGCACCGGCACGAGTCACCGGATACCCAATCAGCGCATTAACCAGCGTGGACTTCCCGGCGCCCGTTGAACCGCCGACGACGGCCAGCAGCGGAGCGTCGAGGCTGCGGTAGCGGGGAATAACGTAGTCGTCCAGCTGGGCCAGTGACTCTCGGATCCACTGACGTGCTTCCCGGACCTCCGGCACGGCGAGCGGAAGGGTTGTGGCCGCAAGTTCAGCGCGGGCATCTTCCAGGGTCTCGACGGCGGCTGCCGCGCCTGGTGCAGCTTGGGTAGCCCCGGGTGTTGCCTCATCATCATTTGCGGTCACAGCATCATCATGCCAGCCCGATCCGTCGCAGGAGCGGCGGCGCAGGCCCTGAGGGCAAAACCGTGGAAAAAAGAAATCCCCCGGAACCTGAGTTCCGGGGGATTTGTTTGTGACCCCAGCGGGATTCGAACCCGCGTTACCGCCGTGAGAGGGCGGCGTACTAGGCCGCTATACGATGGGGCCTTGCACTTTTTGTCACCGTTTCCGGCGATCAAGCTGAATGAGTATTTCATACTTTCAGCTTCACTCCAAATCGCTTCAGCGGCTTGGAGGTTCCGAATTTCCAGCGAATTCACGCGGATTTTCAGAGCTGGGATACCAGGACTCGAACCTAGAATGACGGTACCAGAAACCGTAGTGTTGCCAATTACACCATATCCCAAAGTGACTTTTGGACCGGAGTTCCTCGCGTTGGTTTCCCTCAGCTTTTCCCTCCGTGCCCCTCAGCACGAGTAATGACTCTACCGGAGTCTCGTCACCTGCACAAATCGGAAAGCCGTTACCTGCATCACATGATCCGTTAGGCCGGAGTGGGAGCGGTGACCAGCAACCGGGACAGGGAGTCCACTTGGCGTCCGGTGAATGTTTCCACCACTTCCCCCGTCCTGTTGAGCCACACGCCGATGAGGCCGGCCGCGGTTGCACCGTCAGCATCAAGCAACCTGTTGTCGCCCACGTAAAGGGTTTCGCCCGGCCCGGTGCCCAACAGCCGCACGCCTTCGAGGTAGATCGCCGGATCCGGCTTTGGCACACCTACCGTGTCCGTACCCACCAGAACCTTGATCCTGGAGAGACCTGCACCGTCCAGCTTGGCCCGCTGGTAATCATGCACATTGTTGCTGACGGCACCGTAGGGAATGCCTGCGGCATCGAGCGCGTCCAGCACGCCCTCCACATCGTCGAAGGCCCGCACGTACGCCGTCTGGCGCTGGTGATACTCCGTTACCCAGGCCTGCGATTCCTCACCTTCTTCAAGCTCCACACCAAAGTGACCCAAAGCAGCCCTGCCGCGCAGCAGCCGCTGCTCGTTGAACGTCAGCTCGCCGGCCAGGTAGCGGTCGTAGAAGTGAGTAGTTTCGTGGGTAAAGATGCGCCCGAACTTCACCCACCCGGCCTGGTCCAGGCCGGGCAGGAGATGTTCACTGACGTCCCGAAGCGCCGTTGTCATGGCGTACTCAAGGTCCACCAAGGTGTCGTCAATGTCGAAGAGGACACCGCGGATGGTGCCGAAAGTGCTTGAGATAGCCATGACTGTTTCCGTTGTTAGCCGCGGAAAGCGCGGACGCGTGCGAGGGACGAGTCCTTGCCGAGGATCACCATCGACTCGAACAGCGGCGGGGAAATCCGGCGTCCTGAGATGGCGGTGCGCACAGGCCCGAAAGCTGCCCGCGGTTTGATGCCAAGGTCCTCAACCAGAGCCTGCTTGAGCGCGGTCTGGATATTCTCCGCCGTCCACTCCCCGATAGGCTCCAGTGCCGCCAAGGCAGCATCCAGGACTTCCTCCAGGTTCTGCGGAAGACCCTTGCGGGCATCATCCGCAACGTCAATGGCGTCATCGGCCTTGAACAGGAACGCCAGCATCTCGGGAGCTTCGCCCAGAAGGGTGATTCGCTCCTGAACCAGCGGGGCGGCCTCCGCGAGGATCTCTTCCTGCCGCGGGGTGAGGATTTCGCCCACGAATCCGGCGGCGCGGAGGTAGGGAACCAGCCGCTCCTTGAAGTCCTCGGCCGCAAGCATCCGGACGTGGGTTCCGTTAATGGCTTCGGCTTTCTTGATGTCGAAACGCGCCGGGTTGCCCAGGACGTCATGGATGTCGAAGTTGGCCACCAACTGCTCCACGGTGAAGATGTCCTCGTCCGCACTCAAGGACCAGCCGAGCAGCGACAGGTAATTCAGCAGGCCCTCGGGGATGAAGCCACGTTCGCGGTGCAGGAACAGGCTGGACTCGGGATCGCGCTTGGAAAGCTTCTTGTTGCCCTGGCCCATGACATAGGGCAGGTGACCGAACTCCGGCATGTACTCGGCAACACCGATGGCGTAGAGCGCTCGGTACAGCGCGATCTGACGCGGAGTGGAGCTCAGGAGGTCCTCACCGCGCAGGACGTGCGTGATTCCCATGAGGGCATCGTCCACCGGGTTCACCAGGGTGTACAGGGGGGCACCGTTGGCACGGACCACGGCGAAGTCGGGTACGGAGCCGGCCTTGAAGGTGATTTCACCGCGTACGAGGTCGTTGAACGTCAGGTCCTCATCCGGCATGCGGAGACGCAGGACGGCTTCGCGGCCTTCGGCCTTGAACTGTGCCAGCTGTTCATCCGTCAGGTGGCGGTCGAAGCCGTCGTAGCCCAGCTTCGGATCGCGACCGGCAGCCTTGTGGCGGGCTTCGATCTCATCAGGTGTGGAGTAGGACTCGTAGACGTGTCCCCCGGCCTTGAGCTTGGCGATGACATCCTGGTAGATGTCTCCGCGCTGCGACTGCCGGTACGGCTCGTGTGGTCCGCCAACCTCTACACCCTCATCCCAGTTGATGCCAAGCCATTTGAGGGCATCCAGCAGCTGGTGGTAGCTCTCTTCGCTGTCACGGGCAGAATCCGTGTCCTCGATGCGGAAGATCAGCTTGCCACCGGTGTGGCGCGCATAGGCCCAGTTGAACAGGGCGGTGCGAATCAGGCCAACGTGCGGCGTACCCGTGGGCGACGGGCAAAAACGGACGCGGACCGGAGTCTCGGCGTTGACGGCAGGGATGGCGCTGGAGGCAGCGTTCGACGCAGAAGCAGTAGTCATAGTGGTTCCAACTTTACCGCTTGGCGCCGCTTCGGTTTCCCCGGCTGGGAGCGCCCGACGGCGGTACGCGCCTTTCGTGCGAAAGGCGCGTACCGCCGTCGAGCTGTGGCCTTCGGCGGGGTGCCTAGCGGCGGACCACCGGGTTGGACAGGCGTCCGATGCCTTCGATCTCCACTTCGAAGCGGTCGCCCTCGCTCACCAGTCCGACACCGGCCGGGGTGCCGGTCATGATGACATCACCCGGGAGCAGGGTGAACGCGTGCGAGACGATCGAGACGAGTTCGCGTACGCCGCGGATCATCTGGTTGGTGCTGCCGTCCTGGCGGAGTTCACCATTGAGTCGGCCCTGGATGGACAGGTCTTCGTGGTCCAGCTCGGTTTCGATCCACGGGCCCAGCGGCGCCGACGTATCAAAGCCCTTGGCACGTGCCCACTGGAGGTCCGTCTTCTGGACGTCGCGGGCAGTGAGGTCGTTACCGCACGTGTACCCGAAGATGACATCGTCCGCGCGGTCCTCGGGAACGTCCTTGCAGATGCGGCCGATGACGACGCACAGCTCGGCTTCGAAGGAAACTTCCTCCGAGAATTCCGGAAGGATGATGGGATCGTTCGGGCCGATCACCGAGGTGTTGGGCTTCAGGAAGAGCAGCGGTTGCTGCGGAACCTCGTTGCCGAGTTCGGCAGCGTGCTCGGCGAAGTTCCTGCCGACGCCAATGACTTTGCTGCGGGGAATGATCGGAGCGAGCAACCGCACATCCTCCAGCTTGTGCTTCACGTGGGTACGTTCGACGCCGTTGAAGAAGGGGTCACCGTTGATGACAGTGATTTCCTCACTGCCGGGCTCGCCTTCAACGACGCCGTAAAGGGGATCAGAATCAACTACAAACCGGGCGATACGCATGGGCTCAAGCCTACCGTCAGCGTTTAGCTTCGGAGGTAATCCAACTGGGCCGCGACGGATGTCTCCGCCGCCCACCTGACGGAAGGGTCGACGTCGGGATAAACGGCATCGGTAACGGCAGGTATCGATGCATCCTGTCCCAGGGAATTCAGCGCCGCCCTGATTTGATCGAGCCGCTGCTCACGGTGGTCACGGTACTCGCGGCACTTCTCGTCCAAGGCCGGTAGCACAGGCCCATGTGCGGGCAGCAGTGTTGCGGGCCCCATCGCTTCCAGCTTGTCCAAGCTTGAAAGGTAGTCGCCCAATCGACCATCCGGAAAGTCCAACACGGTGGTGCCACGACCCAAAATGGTGTCCCCCGTGAGGACGGATCCGGTGGGGCCGTCATGAGGGAGATGGAAACAGAGAGAGTCGGACGTGTGGCCCGGGGTTGCCACCACACGGATCTCCACGCCACCCGCGGTCAGGACCTCGCCGCCCATCAGCGGCTCGCCGCCATGGCAATGCTCCAGCAACGCAGCACGCACCGGCGCCCCGGTGATCTGATGGAACCGCGCTGACGCCTCGGTGTGGTCAGCATGCCGGTGAGTGATGAGTACGACGTCCACTACGCCTGCCGATGCCAAGACGGCCAAGTGCTCTTCGTCGTCAGGACCCGGATCGACAACCGCGACGTAAGGGGATCCCGGGGCGCCGATGACGTACGAGTTGGTACCGTCCAGACTCATCGGACCCGGGTTCGGGGCCAATCGGAAACGGGTGAGCTCACTGCTGCGCTGGAGGGAACTGCTGGGCTGGGGGGAACTGCTGGGCTGGGGGGAAGAGTCGCCATTGATGGGTGAGTTGCCGGAAGTCGCCTTTGATTCTGAAGTCACTGTCCCATCTTGGCACTGAACCAACCCTCTCTCACATCCCACACCCTTCAACCCAACCCTCTCTCACATCCCACACCCTTCACCCCAGCCCTCTCTCACATCCCACAACCCAACCCTCTCTCACATCCCACGCCCTTCACCCCAACCCTCTCTCACATCTCACAACCTTCCCAAGGCACGACGCCGTCAAGCGGCTGAGGTGCCAGCATCGCCGGCGTCGAACGCCCCTGCCGGAAGGTGAGTCAGGGTTCGACGCAAACCCGAGGGATCTGCGAGAGCGTCCGCCCCAAACCCGAGGGATCTGCGAGAGCGTCCGCCCCAAACCCGAGGGATCTGCGAGAGCGTCCGGGAAGCAGAAACGGCGGCCCTTCCGCTTGTCTGCCAAGTGGAAGGGCCGCCGTCGCGCGTCTTCAGTCGTGCCAGGAAACCCGGGTACTAGACCAGGCGGGTCAGCCAGCCGTGGGTGTCCTCGACGGTTCCGGTTTGGATGCCCAGGAGCTGCTCGCGGATAGCCATGGTGGTTTCCCCGGCCTTCGCGTCTTCGGAGCCGATGAATTCCGTGGCGTCCTTGAGGACACCAATCGGAGTGATCACTGCGGCCGTGCCACAAGCGAAGACTTCGGTGATCTCACCTGAGGCCACGCCGTCACGCCACTCGTCCAGGGTGATCTTGCGCTCTGTCACTTCACGACCCATGTCCTTAGCCACCTGAATAACGGACATCCGGGTGACGCCTTCAAGGATGGTGCCGCTGAGCGCGGGAGTGACCAGAGAGCCGTCCTTCATGACGAAGAAGACGTTCATGCCACCGAGTTCTTCCACGGCGTCATCGTTGAAGTGGTCAAGGAACAGTACCTGCTTGCAACCGTTCGCTTCGGCTTCCTGCTGCGCAATCAGGGAAGCTGCGTAGTTGCCCCCGCACTTGGCA
This genomic interval from Paenarthrobacter aurescens TC1 contains the following:
- the leuC gene encoding 3-isopropylmalate dehydratase, large subunit (identified by match to protein family HMM PF00330; match to protein family HMM TIGR00170), coding for MGKTLAEKVWDAHVVRKGEGEGANAQPDLLFIDLHLIHEVTSPQAFEGLRLAGRPLRRVDLTIATEDHNTPTLDIDKPIADLTSRTQIETLRANCKEFGVRLHSLGDKEQGIVHVVGPQLGLTQPGMTVVCGDSHTSTHGAFGALAMGIGTSEVEHVMATQTLSLKPFKTMAINVEGTLRPGVTAKDIILAVIAKIGTGGGQGYVLEYRGSAIRALSMDARMTICNMSIEAGARAGMVAPDQTTYDYMQGRPHAPEGADWDAAVEYWNTLTTDADATFDVEVDLDADTLEPFVTWGTNPGQGVSLSAKVPSPEDFGDENAKAAAERALQYMGLEAGTPMKDIRVDTVFLGSCTNSRIEDLRVAADIIRGRAKDPNVRMLVVPGSARVRLEAEAEGLDKVFKEFGAEWRFAGCSMCLGMNPDQLEPGERCASTSNRNFEGRQGKGGRTHLVSPVVAAATAVRGTLSSPSDLEPAAAGALTGIAV
- a CDS encoding putative transcriptional regulator, IclR family (identified by match to protein family HMM PF01614); its protein translation is MRRQYHYMDNSSGVGVIDKAAQVLDALEAGPTTLAQLVAATGLARPTVHRLALALVHHRLVSRDIQGRFVLGSRLVELASAAGEDRLIASAGPVLIQLRDATGESAQIFRRQGDWRVCVASAERPIGLRDTIPVGTQLSMKAGSAAQVLLAWEDHDRLLEGLQNARFTPTVLAGVRRRGWGQSLGEREPGVASVSAPVRGPSGRVIAAVSISGPIERLTRQPGRLHAEVVCNAARVLTEALRKNND
- a CDS encoding putative protein of unknown function (DUF1697) (identified by match to protein family HMM PF08002), which translates into the protein MNSYAVFLRGINVGGINIKMADLSSALKDYPFTKVKTLLASGNVVLQSELSAKDVKAQFEKCLRETFDYDAWVVVLTAARVSELVDACPYPADDKSTHSYITLASDTAMLDELFEAGENLGGVEQVRLGPEASAWLAPAGGTLDSPFSKLSAKARYKAGTTTRNLRTLIKVRDAAEAL
- a CDS encoding putative ATP/GTP-binding protein (identified by match to protein family HMM PF01926), whose product is MSRHSQVRESSQLQRRLESLNTARELAEGVLPEQELQSVYDVLERAASRRSLSAEHTVVGFFGATGSGKSSLFNAVSGSELATAAARRPTTSAPLAGIWGEDGSGPLLDWLDVKERHTLPPVPGLADEHTGLVLLDLPDFDSTRVENREIVQRMVGMVDVLVWVLDPQKYADAAVHNDFLRPMASHGAVTLVVLNQVDKLSSADASAVMQSLEGILARDGLGQVRVLSASALTGDGVQTLRGAIRNVVVQREATTQRLAADVTRAATELARASGEGEARGIKGNAKARLASELSTAANVPVVVDAVQRSFKRESAKRTGWPVTRWLLRFRPDPLRRLNLGRDDTRPELSRTSLPPAGAPERARTDAAVRDFADDASTGAPGPWRAAIRGVARDGREQLPDALDQAIAGTDLKATKRPLWWVLFNTLQWLALLLAVGGLGWLGVLAVLGYFQMPVPEVPRTEGWPWPTLMVVGGVVLGIVLAISGRMLGGWAARVRASGAAKRLKAAVAAVAEQRIVEPVEVEITRLKAFNAALKAARSG
- a CDS encoding putative ATP/GTP-binding protein; protein product: MTANDDEATPGATQAAPGAAAAVETLEDARAELAATTLPLAVPEVREARQWIRESLAQLDDYVIPRYRSLDAPLLAVVGGSTGAGKSTLVNALIGYPVTRAGAIRPTTRQPILLHHPLDAGWFEGHRILPNLDRIRGTVSANPMPAHQAGAVPDAQAITSLVLVGHDRVPQGIALLDAPDVDSISDDNRRLAGQLLAAADLWVFVTTANRYADAVPWRLLLDAASRDITVAVVLDRVPAAAEDEVRTDLQAMLDRQGLADAKLFVIPESALDGLGMLPEESVIPLRQWLGALAANAAGRADVARRTLNGAVKAVSVRLEGIAGAAAAQDAAAHDLQAACVAEYGQALSRILEATKDGALLRGEVLARWQDFVGTGEFFRALEQNIGRMRDRVGAFFRGEPAPAVKVETAIETGLQAVILDEAANAAENVDRRWRADAAGRELLGSDDLSGTSEGFDAKAAAAIRSWQEGLMEMIRTQGQGKRTQARWLSFGVNGLGAALMVVVFSMTAGLSGLEIGIAGGTAVVGQKLLEAVFGEDAVRRLAQQARDDLHTQCQRLLDDERQRFLSRLEEANPGSGNNLTRHAKALRRLAGAA
- a CDS encoding putative haloacid dehalogenase-like hydrolase (identified by match to protein family HMM PF00702; match to protein family HMM TIGR01549) gives rise to the protein MAISSTFGTIRGVLFDIDDTLVDLEYAMTTALRDVSEHLLPGLDQAGWVKFGRIFTHETTHFYDRYLAGELTFNEQRLLRGRAALGHFGVELEEGEESQAWVTEYHQRQTAYVRAFDDVEGVLDALDAAGIPYGAVSNNVHDYQRAKLDGAGLSRIKVLVGTDTVGVPKPDPAIYLEGVRLLGTGPGETLYVGDNRLLDADGATAAGLIGVWLNRTGEVVETFTGRQVDSLSRLLVTAPTPA
- the gltX gene encoding glutamyl-tRNA synthetase (identified by match to protein family HMM PF00749; match to protein family HMM TIGR00464), with product MTTASASNAASSAIPAVNAETPVRVRFCPSPTGTPHVGLIRTALFNWAYARHTGGKLIFRIEDTDSARDSEESYHQLLDALKWLGINWDEGVEVGGPHEPYRQSQRGDIYQDVIAKLKAGGHVYESYSTPDEIEARHKAAGRDPKLGYDGFDRHLTDEQLAQFKAEGREAVLRLRMPDEDLTFNDLVRGEITFKAGSVPDFAVVRANGAPLYTLVNPVDDALMGITHVLRGEDLLSSTPRQIALYRALYAIGVAEYMPEFGHLPYVMGQGNKKLSKRDPESSLFLHRERGFIPEGLLNYLSLLGWSLSADEDIFTVEQLVANFDIHDVLGNPARFDIKKAEAINGTHVRMLAAEDFKERLVPYLRAAGFVGEILTPRQEEILAEAAPLVQERITLLGEAPEMLAFLFKADDAIDVADDARKGLPQNLEEVLDAALAALEPIGEWTAENIQTALKQALVEDLGIKPRAAFGPVRTAISGRRISPPLFESMVILGKDSSLARVRAFRG
- a CDS encoding putative 2-hydroxyhepta-2,4-diene-1,7-dioate isomerase (identified by match to protein family HMM PF01557), which translates into the protein MRIARFVVDSDPLYGVVEGEPGSEEITVINGDPFFNGVERTHVKHKLEDVRLLAPIIPRSKVIGVGRNFAEHAAELGNEVPQQPLLFLKPNTSVIGPNDPIILPEFSEEVSFEAELCVVIGRICKDVPEDRADDVIFGYTCGNDLTARDVQKTDLQWARAKGFDTSAPLGPWIETELDHEDLSIQGRLNGELRQDGSTNQMIRGVRELVSIVSHAFTLLPGDVIMTGTPAGVGLVSEGDRFEVEIEGIGRLSNPVVRR